Proteins co-encoded in one Caulobacter rhizosphaerae genomic window:
- a CDS encoding FecR family protein, whose protein sequence is MTANDQDERLRQEASAWFARMRGPHAQTHQAAFDAWRADAAHAKAYQRLSDHFEDAAILGQSRLSDLRLAKRQPRGRAHAGKAAMALAACVVAAAALGAVGWRTGYARDHYVTQLGEIRTVALADGARLILDTDSDAAVSKRAGRQVVRLDRGRARIIGAGGDLAVEAGKLTISAKGATFDLALAPEAQVDVTVIAGSPTLAPRGGKADVAVLQAGRLTRLGPDLKTRGVQPASAVEASWPSGLRRFDQASLAQVVAIANRYNARKIRFGEPGLGSLKITGVFRVTGSEGLARALAAAFGLTVETAPGGDLVLKRLAA, encoded by the coding sequence ATGACGGCGAACGACCAGGACGAGCGCCTGCGCCAGGAGGCCTCCGCGTGGTTCGCGCGCATGCGCGGGCCACACGCCCAGACGCACCAGGCCGCGTTCGACGCTTGGCGCGCCGACGCCGCCCACGCCAAGGCCTACCAGCGCCTGAGCGACCATTTCGAAGACGCGGCGATCCTGGGCCAGTCGCGCCTGAGCGATCTGCGCCTGGCCAAGCGCCAACCTCGTGGCCGTGCTCACGCCGGCAAGGCCGCCATGGCCCTGGCCGCCTGTGTCGTCGCGGCCGCGGCGCTCGGTGCTGTCGGCTGGCGGACCGGGTACGCCCGGGACCATTATGTCACCCAGCTTGGCGAAATCCGCACCGTCGCCCTGGCCGACGGCGCGCGCCTGATCCTCGACACCGACAGCGACGCGGCGGTCTCGAAGCGGGCGGGCCGCCAGGTCGTGCGCCTCGACCGGGGCCGGGCGCGGATCATCGGCGCCGGCGGCGATCTGGCCGTCGAGGCCGGCAAGCTGACCATCTCCGCCAAGGGCGCCACTTTCGACCTCGCCCTGGCGCCGGAGGCTCAGGTGGACGTCACGGTGATCGCCGGCAGTCCGACCCTGGCGCCGCGCGGCGGCAAGGCTGACGTCGCGGTCCTGCAAGCGGGTCGACTAACCCGACTGGGGCCGGACCTTAAGACCCGCGGCGTGCAACCCGCCTCGGCCGTGGAAGCCAGCTGGCCCTCGGGACTTCGGCGGTTCGACCAGGCGTCGCTGGCCCAGGTCGTGGCCATCGCCAATCGCTACAACGCCCGCAAGATCCGGTTCGGCGAGCCGGGCCTGGGGTCGCTCAAGATCACGGGTGTCTTCCGGGTCACGGGATCCGAGGGCCTGGCCCGCGCCCTGGCCGCGGCTTTCGGGCTGACCGTCGAAACCGCGCCCGGGGGCGACTTGGTCCTCAAACGGCTGGCGGCCTGA
- a CDS encoding RNA polymerase sigma factor encodes MTDLLLDPFHLNDTPNEPLRRDRGQIDALFRSYGPRLARLLARRTDREEAKDLVQEAFLRLTRASEQQALENPEAYLKRISLNLLRDRAKSASGRIERSLAPLPPDLRAANDSDPHQALVASQTLARYEAAMMKLKPKTREIFLLHRLDGLTYAQIAKNLGMSLGGVEKQMSKAIAHLDRVLSKA; translated from the coding sequence ATGACCGACCTCCTGCTCGACCCCTTCCACCTGAACGACACCCCGAACGAGCCGCTCCGCCGCGATCGCGGCCAGATCGACGCGCTGTTCCGCAGCTATGGCCCGCGCCTGGCCAGACTGCTGGCCCGGCGGACCGATCGCGAGGAGGCCAAGGATCTGGTCCAAGAGGCTTTCCTGCGCCTGACCCGTGCCAGCGAGCAGCAGGCGCTGGAAAACCCTGAAGCCTACCTCAAGCGCATTTCCTTGAACCTGCTGCGCGACCGGGCCAAGAGCGCCTCGGGCCGTATCGAACGCTCGCTCGCGCCCTTGCCGCCCGACCTGCGGGCGGCCAACGACAGCGACCCGCACCAGGCCCTGGTGGCCAGTCAGACCCTGGCTCGCTACGAGGCGGCGATGATGAAGCTCAAGCCCAAGACGCGAGAGATCTTCTTGCTTCATCGCCTGGACGGGCTCACCTACGCCCAGATCGCCAAGAACCTTGGCATGAGCCTCGGCGGGGTCGAAAAGCAGATGAGCAAAGCCATCGCTCATCTAGACCGCGTCCTCTCCAAGGCATGA